The following are encoded in a window of Gramella sp. MT6 genomic DNA:
- a CDS encoding PAS domain-containing sensor histidine kinase, with amino-acid sequence MDVKYIEGEYDLEPFFSLSYDYLCIAGFDGYFRKINPAFIKLMGYSREELFANPISHFVHTEDRKSTAETRAKILEGVPLVHFQNRYLTKSGEIVWLTWTSIPVLDKKLIYAISKNITHLKKLEEDRHIRIRDLTSKNSGLTQLSYTTAHDLRSPVNNLISLVNLIDHSKIKDEETLLYLELLGKSVHKLKSTLNEQVDHLKENHWLKPSAKPVNLKKLIYTILDSLRSLIEETQTIVEIDFSEIKFLNSNHFYLNSIFLNLITNSIKYAKPGIPPRISIISKRNEVGSQIHFLDNGIGFDMEKSEKGLFQLHQTFTDNNDSKGIGLYLVKSYMNSLGGDIDVVSKIGVGTTFILCFKD; translated from the coding sequence ATGGATGTAAAATATATTGAAGGCGAATATGACCTAGAACCTTTCTTTTCGCTCTCTTATGATTATTTATGTATTGCTGGGTTTGATGGATACTTCAGGAAAATAAATCCGGCTTTCATAAAATTAATGGGCTATAGCCGGGAAGAGTTATTTGCGAATCCCATTAGCCATTTTGTTCATACTGAAGATAGAAAGAGTACGGCCGAAACTAGGGCAAAGATTTTAGAAGGAGTGCCTTTGGTACATTTTCAGAACCGATATCTTACAAAATCGGGTGAAATTGTCTGGCTTACCTGGACATCAATTCCGGTTCTCGATAAAAAGTTAATCTACGCCATTTCCAAGAATATTACCCATCTTAAAAAGTTAGAAGAAGATCGTCACATTCGAATAAGAGATCTCACATCAAAAAATTCGGGGCTTACACAATTGAGTTATACTACTGCTCATGATTTAAGGTCTCCGGTAAATAACCTGATTTCCCTTGTTAATTTAATAGACCACTCCAAAATTAAGGATGAAGAAACCTTGTTATATCTGGAGTTATTAGGAAAGTCGGTTCACAAATTAAAAAGTACTTTAAATGAACAGGTTGACCATCTTAAAGAAAATCATTGGCTAAAACCGAGTGCGAAACCTGTAAACTTGAAAAAGCTTATTTACACCATATTAGATTCACTTCGTTCTTTGATTGAAGAGACCCAGACTATTGTTGAGATTGATTTTTCGGAAATTAAATTCCTTAATTCGAATCATTTTTACCTAAACAGCATTTTTCTAAACCTTATAACTAATTCCATAAAATATGCTAAACCAGGAATTCCACCTAGAATATCAATTATTTCCAAAAGAAATGAAGTCGGTTCTCAAATTCATTTTTTAGATAACGGAATTGGTTTCGATATGGAGAAAAGTGAGAAAGGACTATTTCAATTGCACCAGACGTTTACAGATAATAACGACAGCAAGGGTATTGGGCTGTATCTGGTAAAAAGTTATATGAATAGCTTAGGAGGTGATATTGACGTTGTGAGCAAAATAGGCGTTGGGACTACTTTTATCTTATGTTTCAAAGATTAA